The Chitinophagales bacterium genome has a window encoding:
- a CDS encoding amino acid permease has translation MGLFKTKPLSLLLSEAEDSDKGLKKTLSARSLVALGIGAIIGAGLFSITGLAAAHHAGPSITISFVIAAVGCAFAGLCYAEFSSMIPIAGSAYTYSFATMGEFIAWIIGWDLVLEYAVGAATVSISWSRYLQKLLGDFGIHLDHSFTTSPSEGGIMNIPAVFIVMLMSLILMRGTKESSFVNGIIVMIKVSIVLIFIALGWQYINPANLTPYIPENTGNFGEFGFSGIIRSAAIVFFAYIGFDAVSTAAQEAKNPGRDMPIGILLSLLICTILYILFAHVMTGVANYKLFGGVDGIAPVAIAIDNMGHPGPDGTIVPDFPWMNKAIIIAILGGYASVILVMLMGQSRVFFSMSRDGLVPKVFSEVHKKFRTPARNNFMFMLLVSVFAAFVPANVVGEMTSIGTLFAFILVCIGVIVLRRNQPDAPRVFKTPLVPLVPILGVLTCLFMMVFLPLDTWIRLVAWMMVGFDLYLFYGMRHSHMNKEGFSNKSFKTVAYTGMAMVVVLLIVAFLYDRSEGTTGEGSSKALYYFSIFFALLHLVIYSVGARQKNKITRN, from the coding sequence ATGGGTTTATTCAAAACAAAGCCCCTTAGTTTGCTGCTCAGTGAAGCAGAAGACTCGGACAAAGGGCTTAAAAAGACATTGTCCGCACGCTCATTAGTAGCCCTGGGTATAGGGGCTATTATAGGTGCCGGACTTTTTTCCATTACAGGTTTAGCCGCGGCACACCATGCGGGACCGAGTATCACTATCTCTTTCGTTATTGCAGCAGTAGGTTGCGCATTTGCGGGCTTGTGTTATGCGGAGTTCTCGTCAATGATACCCATTGCGGGTAGTGCTTACACCTATTCTTTTGCTACCATGGGCGAATTCATTGCCTGGATCATAGGTTGGGACCTGGTGTTGGAATATGCTGTTGGTGCGGCAACTGTATCCATCAGCTGGTCGCGCTACCTGCAGAAGCTGTTGGGGGATTTTGGTATTCACCTGGATCATTCATTTACTACCTCCCCGTCAGAAGGGGGGATCATGAATATCCCGGCGGTCTTTATCGTGATGCTGATGTCACTGATACTGATGAGAGGTACTAAAGAGTCCTCATTTGTGAACGGAATTATTGTTATGATAAAGGTGTCTATCGTTTTGATATTCATCGCATTAGGCTGGCAATACATCAACCCCGCCAACCTGACTCCTTACATACCTGAGAATACAGGCAATTTCGGCGAATTTGGTTTCAGTGGTATCATCCGTTCGGCAGCCATTGTGTTCTTTGCCTATATCGGTTTTGATGCTGTATCTACAGCCGCGCAGGAAGCCAAGAACCCGGGGCGCGACATGCCGATAGGCATATTGTTGTCACTGCTGATATGTACAATACTATATATACTATTTGCACACGTAATGACCGGTGTAGCCAACTATAAGCTGTTCGGCGGTGTGGATGGTATAGCACCCGTAGCTATTGCTATTGACAATATGGGGCATCCCGGACCTGACGGCACGATAGTACCGGATTTTCCATGGATGAATAAAGCCATTATTATAGCCATTCTTGGCGGTTACGCATCGGTGATACTGGTGATGCTGATGGGGCAGTCGCGTGTATTCTTCTCTATGAGCCGAGACGGCCTGGTACCTAAAGTATTCTCAGAAGTACATAAAAAGTTCAGGACGCCTGCCAGGAACAACTTTATGTTCATGTTGCTGGTAAGTGTTTTTGCGGCATTTGTACCTGCCAATGTGGTGGGTGAGATGACCAGTATCGGAACATTGTTCGCATTCATACTGGTATGTATCGGAGTGATCGTACTGCGTCGCAACCAGCCGGATGCTCCGAGGGTGTTTAAAACACCACTGGTGCCATTGGTGCCTATATTGGGTGTGCTTACCTGCCTGTTCATGATGGTATTCCTGCCATTGGATACGTGGATACGCCTTGTGGCATGGATGATGGTAGGTTTCGACCTGTACCTGTTCTACGGTATGAGGCACAGCCATATGAATAAGGAAGGTTTCTCGAACAAGAGCTTTAAAACGGTGGCATACACAGGTATGGCTATGGTTGTGGTACTGCTGATAGTGGCTTTCCTGTACGACCGTAGTGAGGGTACTACCGGTGAAGGCAGTTCTAAAGCATTGTATTATTTCTCAATATTTTTCGCGCTGTTGCATTTGGTGATATACAGTGTAGGGGCCAGGCAGAAAAATAAGATAACCAGGAACTAA
- the lpdA gene encoding dihydrolipoyl dehydrogenase, producing MAYDVIVVGSGPGGYVAAIRASQLGFKTAIVERESLGGICLNWGCIPTKALLKSAQVFEYISHAQDYGITVGESKADFNAMIKRSRGVADKMSKGIQFLMKKNKIDVLMGQGKLNKKKEVEVTGTDGKMTAYQAKHIILATGGRARELPNLPIDGKKVIGYREAMSLPTQPETMIVVGSGAIGVEFAYYYNSIGTKVTIVEFMPRIVPVEDEDVSKELFKQYRKKGMEIMLESSVEKVDISGKKVKATVKTAKGEEVLEADVVLSAVGVSANIENIGLEDLGIKTEKGKVTVDGYYNTNVAGIYAIGDIVPGQALAHVAMKEAVICVEAIAQKEGKFGHVPEVLDYNNVPGCTYCSPEIASVGMTEKQAKDAGYEIKVGKFPFSASGKASAAGAPEGFVKVIFDAKYGEWLGTHMIGANVTEIIAQTVASRKLETTYHEQLDTIFPHPTMSEAVKDAIEVALGEAIHL from the coding sequence ATGGCATATGATGTAATCGTAGTAGGTAGTGGCCCCGGTGGATATGTGGCGGCTATCCGTGCATCACAATTAGGTTTTAAGACAGCTATAGTAGAACGTGAGAGCCTGGGTGGAATTTGTCTTAACTGGGGTTGTATACCCACAAAAGCATTATTGAAATCGGCACAGGTATTTGAATACATCAGCCATGCGCAAGATTATGGTATCACTGTAGGTGAGTCTAAAGCAGATTTCAATGCTATGATCAAACGTAGCCGCGGTGTTGCTGATAAAATGAGCAAGGGTATCCAGTTCCTGATGAAGAAGAACAAGATAGACGTGCTGATGGGACAGGGCAAGCTGAATAAGAAGAAAGAAGTAGAAGTGACCGGTACAGACGGCAAAATGACCGCTTACCAGGCCAAACACATTATACTGGCTACCGGTGGCCGCGCGCGCGAACTGCCTAACCTGCCGATAGATGGTAAAAAAGTAATTGGCTACCGCGAGGCTATGAGCTTGCCTACACAGCCTGAAACTATGATCGTAGTAGGTTCAGGAGCTATTGGTGTTGAGTTTGCTTATTACTACAACAGCATTGGTACTAAGGTGACCATCGTTGAGTTCATGCCACGTATCGTTCCGGTTGAGGATGAAGATGTATCTAAAGAACTCTTCAAGCAATACAGGAAAAAAGGTATGGAGATCATGCTGGAATCTTCTGTTGAGAAAGTGGACATCAGCGGTAAGAAAGTAAAAGCTACCGTTAAGACCGCTAAAGGTGAAGAAGTGCTGGAAGCTGATGTGGTACTGAGCGCAGTTGGTGTTTCTGCCAATATTGAGAACATTGGCCTGGAAGACCTGGGTATCAAAACAGAAAAAGGTAAAGTAACCGTTGATGGTTATTATAATACAAACGTTGCGGGTATCTATGCTATCGGCGATATTGTTCCCGGACAGGCACTGGCGCACGTGGCTATGAAAGAAGCCGTGATTTGCGTTGAGGCTATCGCTCAGAAAGAAGGTAAGTTCGGCCACGTACCTGAAGTATTAGATTATAACAACGTACCGGGCTGTACTTATTGTTCTCCTGAAATTGCCTCTGTAGGTATGACAGAAAAACAAGCCAAAGATGCAGGCTATGAGATCAAAGTAGGTAAGTTCCCGTTCTCAGCATCCGGTAAGGCAAGTGCTGCCGGTGCTCCTGAAGGTTTCGTAAAAGTGATCTTTGATGCTAAATACGGTGAGTGGTTAGGTACACACATGATAGGTGCCAACGTAACTGAGATCATCGCTCAGACCGTAGCCAGCCGCAAACTGGAAACTACATACCACGAGCAACTGGATACTATCTTCCCGCACCCGACCATGAGCGAAGCGGTGAAAGATGCTATTGAAGTTGCACTTGGTGAGGCGATACATCTGTAA